The genome window AAATTGTTTTGAAGGAGTTGGAGCAATCGGATTAAACTGGTTGAAAAAAGTAAAAGACGAATTCGGAATGAAAATTGCGACTGAAATTGCCAATGCAAATCATGCAAAATTAGCATTGGAATATGATGTTGACGTTCTATGGATTGGAGCTCGTTCTACAGTAAACCCTTTTACAGTACAGGAAATTGCAGAAGCTCTACGCGGTACAGACAAAACTGTTTTGGTTAAAAACCCTGTAAATCCAGATTTAGATTTATGGATTGGTGCTTTGGAACGTTTAGAAGGTCAAGGAATTAAAAATTTAGGTGCTATTCACCGTGGTTTCTCAACCTACAAAAAAACAAAATACCGTAATAATCCACAATGGCAAATCGCTTTAGATTTCAAAAATAAATTGCCTAATGTTCCTATTATTTGTGACCCGTCACATATTTGTGGTAACAGAACCGGTTTATTTGATGTCGCGCAGCAAGCCTTCAACTTCGAGTACAATGGATTAATGATTGAAACTCATAACAATCCTGACGAAGCATGGTCCGATGCAGCTCAACAAATTACACCGGCACGTTTATTGGAAATTTTGAAAGATTTAGAAATTCGTGTTTCTGATGATCCAGATGCAATTTACAAAACTGGAATTCAAAATTTACGTCATCAAATTGATGAATTAGATAATTCTATTTTAGATGCAATTGCTCAACGTATGAAAGTTGCAAACTCTATTGGAGAATTGAAAAAAGAACATAATGTGGCAGTTTTTCAGCCAGATCGTTGGAAACAAATCAAAGATAATTCTGTAAAAGCAGGAGTTTCTTTAGGTTTATCTGAGGATTTTGTTGACAAATTATTGCAAGCAATTCACCAAGAATCTGTTGCGCAACAAAACCAAATTATGGTAAAAAAAGAAGAAAAAATTTAAACAATATTGAAAGGAATTGTCATAAAATCTACTGGTAGTTGGTATCATCTTCTTACGGAAGATGGTACAACTTATCAGGCAAGAATTAGAGGGAAATTTAGAATAGCCAATATCAAACATACCAACCCAATTGCTGTTGGAGACGAGGTTGAGTTTGAGATTGACAAAGATGATATTGCAGTCATTACAAAAATTCATAATCGCAAAAATTATATCATTCGAAAATCTGTTAATCTATCCAAAAAAACGCACATTATTGCATCTAACATTGACGTTGCTTTTTTGGTTGTAACGCTTTCTAATCCCAAAACTTCGTTTGGTTTTATTGACCGTTTTTTGATTACTGCTGAGGCTTATCATATTCCAGTTGTGATTTTATTCAACAAAATGGATTCGTACACGGAAGATGAAATGGCTGAGTTAGAAATTTATAAATCAATTTACAATTCTATCGGTTACGAAAGTCTTGATATTTCTGCTGAAACAGGACTAAATTTAGACCTTGTAAAAGATCGAATGAAAGATAAAGTGAGTTTGGTTTCGGGACATTCTGGAGTTGGAAAATCAACGTTATTGAATACTTTAAATCCTGATTTAAACCTAAAAACGCACGAAGTTTCTGATTTTAATAGCAAAGGACAACATACCACAACTTTTGCACAGATGTACGAATGGCCTTTTGGAGGTTTCATTATCGATACGCCTGGAATTAAGGAATTTGGTTTGGTTCATATCGACAAAACCGAATTACAAGGTTATTTTCCTGAAATTTTAGAATTGAAACACAATTGTAAATTTGATAATTGTATTCATGTTAACGAGCCAAAATGTGCTGTGCGTGATGCAGTAGAAAATGGAGAAATCGCAGTTTCTCGCTACGAAAATTATCTCACTTTTTTAGAAGAAGATATTTATACCGAAAAATAATAAAAAAGCCGTTTCTTATGAAATGGCTTTTTTATTTTCTCAAATTACGGTTTCACGTAAAAATAATTCAATTTCTAATTTTATTTTTGTTAAAATTAATTGAATGAGCAATTTATCCGTACAAATCGCTTTAGATTTTGTGGAATGTACAAAGGAGCAAAAAGAAAGATTTTTGTTGCATTTAGAAGATTTAAATTGGAAACCATTAAATCCAAATAAATTGTGGATTGCTGAATTTGATAATTCTGAAAATAAAGAAAATAAACTAAAAAATATAGAACAAGAAATCATCAAAGCAAAAGAAATATCAAAGCTCTATGAGTTAGATTATGCGATAATTGCAGATGAGGAAATCTATTTTAACCAACTAACTTAAACATTAAGCGATTGCTTTCTAAACTTAAATTACAACAAGCGTTATTGCACATTTAATAGATGGGTTTTAACGCTTTTTTATTTGTTAATAATTTCTTAAATTCAAATCGATTTTAAATCAATAAAACTAGAATTATGCGAGTAATTTTACAGCGTGTGCAACATGCTTCTGTAAAGGTAGATGGAGAAATAACTGGGAAAATAGAAAATGGAATTTTAGCTTTGGTTGGCTTTGAGCCTGATGATACAAGGGAAGATTTTGAATGGATTTCGAAAAAAATAATTCAACTCAGAATTTTCAATGATGAAAATGATGTGATGAATTTGGATGTACAACAAACTGATGGAGATATTTTGGTTGTTTCTCAGTTTACGTTACATGCGTCAACGAAAAAAGGAAATCGTCCGTCATATATCAAAGCGTCGAAACCAGATCTAGCAAACGAACAATATGAAACATTTTTGAACGTTTTAGAGTCAAATTTCAAACCTGTGCAAAGAGGAATTTTTGGTGCAGATATGAAAGTCGAATTGTTGAATGATGGTCCAGTAACCATTTTTATCGATTCAAAGAATAAAGAATAACTTGATTAATATTGATATTGAATGAAACAAACTCTACTTTTTTCAACTTTTTTGATTAGTTCATTTTCTTTTGCGCAAAACTATGCGGTCGATCAAATTCCAGCCGATTTGATAAAAGATGCTTATGCTGTTGTGCGAAAAAATGAAGAAAAAATAGAACTTCTAAAAGTTGATGAATTAAAATACACGGAAGACGTTGTCGTAACGGTTTTGAGTAAAGCGGGCGATAATTATGTTGGTGCGCAAGCGAATTATGATCCAAACACGAAAATTGACTTATTCGAGGCAACTTTGTATGATGTAAACGGAAAGGAAATTAAAAAATTCAAAACCAAAGATTTTGGTGACCAAAGCCATGTAAGTAGTGGACAAATGTACACGGATGATCGCATCAAATATTTGAATTATACTCCAACAAATTATCCTTATACAATTCAGTATAAAATTTCTGTAACAAGCAAAAATACCATTGGAATTCCAAGGTGGTTTCCAATTAAGGCACAAAACTTATCGATTGAAAAATCTACTTATACTTTTATAAATAAAACAAATTCTATTATTCGTTTAAAAGAAAATAATTTTAACGGATTTAACATTCAAAAAACAGGAGATAACAATAATTTAAACTATACATTTAATCATATTCCTGCTTTTAATGAAGAAGATCAAATGGTTTCTTTGCGAAAAATTTTTCCACATGCAATTTTAGCATCAAATCAAATTAGTATTGATGGTGTTAAAGGAGATTTTGATAATTGGAATGATTATGGAAAATGGTTATTCAACAACTTAGTTGTAGGAAAACAAGATTTTACTCCTACTCAAAAATTAGCGTTCCAAAATATGGTAAAAGATGCAAAATCTGACGAAGAAAAAGTTCAGATTTTGTACAAACATTTGCAAAATAAAGTTCGATATATTGGCGTACAACTAGGAATTGGTGGACTTTCTCCTTTTCCCGCTTCTTATGTCGAAAGCAAAAGTTATGGTGATTGTAAAGCATTAACTAATTATACTATGTCAATGTTAGATGCTGTTGGTATTAAATCATATTACACTGAAGTACATTCAGGTCGGTCTCCTCAAGATATGACTGAAGATATGATGTATTTACAAGGTGATCACGTTATCTTGTATGTTCCTTTAAAAGGAAAAGATATTTGGTTAGAAACAACAAGCCAAACAACCCCATTCAATTATTTAGGTAATTTTACTGCAAATAGAAAAGTAATAATTGTTGATGAAAAAGGTGGAAAAATTATTCCTTCGCAACAATTCAAAACTGAAGATAATCAATTATTCGTCAATGGAAATGCAACACTTTTAGCAGATGGAACATTAAATTTTAATTTTTCTGAAACTTCAAAAGGATTGATTTACGAGAATTTTGCAAGATTTAATCAATTAAGCGAGAAAGATCTTGATGTTCGTCTAAAAAATCGTTTTTCTTATTTGCAAGGAATATCATTCAAAAAGAAAGAATTCAATAATGATTGGAAAAATGCTGTTTTTACTTCAAATTTCGAGTTTTCAGCACCAAATTATGCTAAAATACAAGGAAATAATATCATTCTGAATATTATTCCAGTGAATAAAGAAGAGACCTCTGTCAAAAAAATGAAAGATAGAAAGTTTGATTTCAACATCGAGACAGGATATGTTGACGAAGTTTTCTATACATTGACGCTTCCTTCTGGCTATAAATTGCCACAAAAATTTGATGCAATTACCGTGAAATCTGCTTTTGGAGAATATCAATTAGAAATTAATCCGAAAGAAAATAATACATTCGAAATCAAACGAATTTACAAACAATTTTCTGGAACTTTTTCAAAAGAAAAATACAACGAATATGTCGAATTTCGTAGACAAATAGCGGGATATGACAATACAAAACTACTT of Empedobacter falsenii contains these proteins:
- a CDS encoding bifunctional 3-deoxy-7-phosphoheptulonate synthase/chorismate mutase type II codes for the protein MENNNWIKEYDKPMIIAGPCSAESEKQMMTIAEDLDKDYVQVFRAGIWKPRTKPNCFEGVGAIGLNWLKKVKDEFGMKIATEIANANHAKLALEYDVDVLWIGARSTVNPFTVQEIAEALRGTDKTVLVKNPVNPDLDLWIGALERLEGQGIKNLGAIHRGFSTYKKTKYRNNPQWQIALDFKNKLPNVPIICDPSHICGNRTGLFDVAQQAFNFEYNGLMIETHNNPDEAWSDAAQQITPARLLEILKDLEIRVSDDPDAIYKTGIQNLRHQIDELDNSILDAIAQRMKVANSIGELKKEHNVAVFQPDRWKQIKDNSVKAGVSLGLSEDFVDKLLQAIHQESVAQQNQIMVKKEEKI
- the rsgA gene encoding ribosome small subunit-dependent GTPase A, with protein sequence MKGIVIKSTGSWYHLLTEDGTTYQARIRGKFRIANIKHTNPIAVGDEVEFEIDKDDIAVITKIHNRKNYIIRKSVNLSKKTHIIASNIDVAFLVVTLSNPKTSFGFIDRFLITAEAYHIPVVILFNKMDSYTEDEMAELEIYKSIYNSIGYESLDISAETGLNLDLVKDRMKDKVSLVSGHSGVGKSTLLNTLNPDLNLKTHEVSDFNSKGQHTTTFAQMYEWPFGGFIIDTPGIKEFGLVHIDKTELQGYFPEILELKHNCKFDNCIHVNEPKCAVRDAVENGEIAVSRYENYLTFLEEDIYTEK
- the dtd gene encoding D-aminoacyl-tRNA deacylase; this translates as MRVILQRVQHASVKVDGEITGKIENGILALVGFEPDDTREDFEWISKKIIQLRIFNDENDVMNLDVQQTDGDILVVSQFTLHASTKKGNRPSYIKASKPDLANEQYETFLNVLESNFKPVQRGIFGADMKVELLNDGPVTIFIDSKNKE
- a CDS encoding DUF3857 domain-containing protein, yielding MKQTLLFSTFLISSFSFAQNYAVDQIPADLIKDAYAVVRKNEEKIELLKVDELKYTEDVVVTVLSKAGDNYVGAQANYDPNTKIDLFEATLYDVNGKEIKKFKTKDFGDQSHVSSGQMYTDDRIKYLNYTPTNYPYTIQYKISVTSKNTIGIPRWFPIKAQNLSIEKSTYTFINKTNSIIRLKENNFNGFNIQKTGDNNNLNYTFNHIPAFNEEDQMVSLRKIFPHAILASNQISIDGVKGDFDNWNDYGKWLFNNLVVGKQDFTPTQKLAFQNMVKDAKSDEEKVQILYKHLQNKVRYIGVQLGIGGLSPFPASYVESKSYGDCKALTNYTMSMLDAVGIKSYYTEVHSGRSPQDMTEDMMYLQGDHVILYVPLKGKDIWLETTSQTTPFNYLGNFTANRKVIIVDEKGGKIIPSQQFKTEDNQLFVNGNATLLADGTLNFNFSETSKGLIYENFARFNQLSEKDLDVRLKNRFSYLQGISFKKKEFNNDWKNAVFTSNFEFSAPNYAKIQGNNIILNIIPVNKEETSVKKMKDRKFDFNIETGYVDEVFYTLTLPSGYKLPQKFDAITVKSAFGEYQLEINPKENNTFEIKRIYKQFSGTFSKEKYNEYVEFRRQIAGYDNTKLLLEKL